One part of the Candidatus Methylomirabilota bacterium genome encodes these proteins:
- a CDS encoding cation:proton antiporter, translating to MSQDLLLAIGVSIIAAALFALLARGARQPLILGYILGGAVLGPHLGLGVITDEASIELISEMGLLLLLFIIGLEISVPSLAQAGRTIMVSGLLQFPICAGLAWWLVGSTVAARTRGPFDGLYLAIALSLSSTLIVVKLLSDKLEIGTFAGRVTLGILLFQDLWAIGFLALQPSLRSLEPVPLLGSLGAGVGLVATCGVLSRLVLPRLFRSVARSHELLLITSIAWCFLVAGTAGSLGLSKEMGALIAGMVIAAFPYNTEVISRLGGVRDFFVTLFFVALGMKIPVPSRWLLLLAGATALFVVLSRFAAIFPLFALLRRDTRTAGVVSINLGQISEFSLVIVTLGAGYGHVSRDVASLVLYTLLLTSVLSTYTILFNHGLATLLTQVLAGLGIPPWLAQRRSPEEAASSLPRKGGAGDIFFLGVSREGLAFLRHLERERPAMKDRIVAVDFNPETLEQLRADGVECHYGDISNAETLRHAGIERAGVVVSSISDWLLRGTDNLRLLRQVRRLVPGARVIVTADTLAAAERLYTEGADYVLIPPALAAEHLYDLLLHGSAESLAAARRQQADSLLAPRGAAPDAPDGDRQR from the coding sequence ATGAGCCAGGACCTGCTGCTCGCGATCGGCGTGAGCATCATCGCCGCCGCGCTCTTCGCCCTGCTGGCCCGCGGCGCCCGCCAGCCCCTGATCCTCGGCTACATCCTCGGCGGAGCCGTCCTCGGCCCCCACCTCGGGCTCGGCGTGATCACCGACGAGGCGAGCATCGAGCTGATCTCCGAGATGGGTCTGCTCCTCCTGCTGTTCATCATCGGCCTCGAGATCAGCGTGCCCAGCCTGGCCCAGGCCGGTCGCACCATCATGGTGAGCGGGCTGCTGCAGTTCCCGATCTGCGCGGGTCTGGCCTGGTGGCTGGTGGGCTCGACGGTGGCGGCCCGGACCCGCGGCCCCTTCGACGGGCTCTACCTGGCGATCGCGCTGAGCCTGTCCTCCACCCTCATCGTAGTGAAGCTGCTCTCCGACAAGCTGGAGATCGGCACCTTCGCGGGGCGGGTGACGCTGGGGATCCTGCTCTTCCAGGACCTGTGGGCGATCGGCTTCCTGGCCCTGCAGCCGAGCCTCAGGTCACTGGAGCCGGTACCGCTGTTGGGCTCGCTAGGGGCCGGCGTCGGCCTCGTCGCCACCTGCGGCGTGCTGTCCCGGCTGGTCCTGCCCCGGCTCTTCCGCTCGGTGGCCCGCTCGCACGAGCTGCTGCTGATCACCTCGATCGCCTGGTGCTTTCTGGTGGCCGGGACCGCCGGCTCGCTGGGGCTCTCCAAGGAGATGGGCGCGCTGATCGCCGGCATGGTCATCGCCGCCTTCCCCTACAACACCGAAGTGATCTCGCGGCTGGGCGGCGTGCGCGACTTCTTCGTGACCCTGTTCTTCGTGGCCCTGGGCATGAAGATCCCGGTCCCCTCGCGCTGGCTGCTCCTGCTCGCGGGCGCAACGGCGCTGTTCGTGGTCCTGAGCCGCTTCGCCGCCATCTTTCCCCTCTTTGCCCTGCTGCGGCGCGACACGCGCACCGCCGGGGTGGTGTCCATCAACCTCGGCCAGATCAGCGAGTTCTCACTGGTCATCGTCACCCTGGGGGCCGGCTACGGCCACGTCAGCCGCGACGTCGCCTCGCTCGTGCTCTACACGCTCCTGCTGACCTCCGTGCTCTCGACGTACACGATCCTCTTCAACCACGGGCTGGCCACCCTGCTGACGCAGGTGCTGGCCGGGCTCGGCATCCCCCCCTGGCTCGCCCAGCGCCGGAGTCCGGAGGAGGCAGCATCGTCGCTGCCACGGAAAGGGGGCGCCGGCGACATCTTCTTCCTGGGGGTCTCGCGGGAGGGCCTCGCCTTCCTCCGGCACCTCGAGCGTGAGCGGCCGGCCATGAAAGACCGGATCGTGGCCGTAGACTTCAACCCCGAGACACTGGAGCAACTGCGGGCCGACGGCGTCGAGTGCCACTACGGCGACATCAGCAATGCCGAGACGCTCCGCCACGCCGGGATCGAGCGGGCGGGCGTGGTCGTGTCCAGCATCTCGGACTGGCTGCTGCGGGGCACCGACAACCTGCGCCTGCTCCGACAGGTGCGGAGGCTGGTCCCGGGGGCGCGCGTGATCGTTACCGCCGACACCCTGGCGGCCGCCGAGCGGCTCTATACGGAGGGGGCGGACTACGTCCTCATCCCGCCCGCGTTGGCCGCCGAGCACCTCTACGACCTGCTCCTCCACGGCTCGGCCGAGAGCCTGGCGGCGGCACGGCGGCAGCAGGCCGACTCCCTCCTGGCCCCCCGCGGCGCCGCCCCTGACGCCCCGGACGGCGACCGCCAGCGCTGA
- a CDS encoding YihY/virulence factor BrkB family protein has protein sequence MGAADAGTMPISPWRLGGLTVRELARRVWNEIGEDELVDRAAALSYYFVFALFPMLIFLAALVGLIPHERLMESLIEYLTSSLPDDAASVLARTFAEVLRGAHGGLLSVGAVAALWAASSGMGSMMTALNAAYDMADPRPWWHQRFMAVVLTIVFAAFILTALILLVLGPEIAEGLARMAGLGPLFTVTWNALRWPAAGALALIGVGLVYHLAPVARRRWYWVTPGSVVAIAGWLLVSAGLRLYVARFADYNVTYGSIGGAIVLMLWLYFTGLVLLIGAEVDAEIAKAAGRRAQGRSERRGGPVIYDDRPPAKRVAVGGGSRPWGRS, from the coding sequence GTGGGCGCCGCTGACGCCGGCACGATGCCGATCTCGCCCTGGCGGCTCGGAGGCCTGACGGTCCGTGAGCTGGCAAGGCGCGTGTGGAACGAGATCGGCGAGGACGAGCTGGTCGACCGCGCGGCCGCGCTGTCCTATTACTTCGTCTTCGCCCTCTTCCCGATGCTGATCTTCCTGGCCGCGCTGGTCGGGCTCATCCCGCACGAGCGGCTCATGGAGTCTCTGATCGAGTACCTGACCAGCTCGCTGCCGGACGACGCCGCCTCGGTGCTCGCCCGCACGTTCGCCGAGGTGTTGCGCGGCGCCCACGGGGGGCTTCTCTCAGTAGGGGCAGTGGCCGCCCTCTGGGCGGCGTCGAGTGGAATGGGCTCCATGATGACCGCGCTCAACGCGGCCTACGATATGGCCGACCCGCGCCCGTGGTGGCACCAGCGGTTCATGGCCGTCGTCCTCACCATCGTCTTCGCGGCGTTCATCCTGACAGCGCTGATCCTGCTGGTGCTGGGGCCCGAGATCGCCGAGGGGCTGGCCCGGATGGCCGGCCTGGGCCCGCTCTTCACCGTGACGTGGAACGCGCTCCGCTGGCCGGCCGCGGGGGCCCTGGCCCTGATCGGCGTCGGTCTCGTGTACCACCTGGCCCCAGTCGCGAGGCGGCGATGGTACTGGGTGACACCAGGGTCTGTCGTCGCCATCGCCGGGTGGCTGCTGGTGTCTGCGGGGCTTCGCCTCTACGTCGCGCGCTTCGCTGACTACAACGTCACGTATGGCTCGATCGGCGGGGCGATTGTCCTGATGCTCTGGCTCTATTTCACCGGGCTCGTGCTGCTCATCGGCGCCGAGGTGGACGCCGAAATCGCCAAGGCCGCGGGACGTCGAGCGCAGGGTCGATCCGAGCGCCGGGGGGGCCCGGTCATTTACGACGATCGCCCCCCTGCAAAGCGCGTCGCAGTGGGGGGCGGTTCGAGACCTTGGGGACGGTCATGA
- a CDS encoding DUF748 domain-containing protein, translated as MRRRLAWAGAIVLAIVVLAVVASFFIDEPLRRHVEYQMNQRLDGYTVRIGRLDFHPLGFSIDFEDLLLTQNAHPDPPVSRIGRITAGVHWRALIRGRLVADFEMVRPTFYVDLTHVRREAADDRPVDKRGWQDALEAMYPLKINQFRVREGEFTYVDEGPFKPLRVTQVDALATNIRNIRSRDRVYPSELTLHGVAFGAGRIKLDGRADFLAEPHLGILAVVQLEGIELDHFKPILARYHLALRKGTLSARGDLEYAPKIKAVHLHEAVLRDIEGDYIHSAPAAEQVKRGTEKAARTAEEATNRPDLQLRIDRFRVVKGNLGFTNATSGREYRAFLSDIDLQVENVSNHFTAGTGQARLTGKFMGSGATVATGTFRPELSGPDFDLNVSIENTQMPTMNDMLRAHGRFDVVAGLFSFYSELHVKNDQISGYVKPLFRNLDVYDREQDREKRLLQKVYERLVGGLAKLLENPPRDQVATKAEIAGQVQNPRASTWEVVVRLVQNAFFKAILPGFEREVRRGRR; from the coding sequence ATGCGGAGACGGTTGGCGTGGGCCGGGGCGATCGTACTGGCGATCGTGGTCCTCGCGGTGGTCGCGAGCTTCTTCATCGACGAGCCCCTGCGGCGGCACGTCGAATATCAGATGAACCAGCGGCTGGACGGCTACACCGTCCGCATCGGTCGCCTGGACTTTCACCCGCTCGGGTTCTCGATCGACTTCGAGGACCTCCTCCTCACCCAGAACGCCCATCCCGATCCCCCGGTCAGCCGCATCGGGCGCATCACCGCCGGGGTCCACTGGCGGGCTCTGATTCGAGGGCGCCTGGTGGCCGACTTCGAGATGGTACGTCCCACCTTCTACGTCGACCTCACCCATGTCCGGCGCGAGGCCGCCGACGACCGCCCGGTGGACAAGCGCGGCTGGCAGGACGCGCTGGAGGCGATGTACCCGCTGAAGATCAACCAGTTCAGGGTGCGAGAGGGCGAGTTCACCTACGTGGACGAAGGGCCGTTCAAGCCCTTGCGGGTGACCCAGGTCGACGCCCTGGCCACCAACATCCGCAATATCCGGTCGCGCGACCGCGTTTATCCCTCGGAGCTCACGCTGCATGGCGTCGCGTTCGGCGCGGGGCGGATCAAGCTCGATGGGCGCGCGGACTTCCTGGCCGAGCCCCACCTGGGCATCCTGGCCGTCGTGCAGCTCGAGGGGATCGAGCTCGACCACTTCAAACCGATCCTGGCCCGCTACCACCTCGCGCTGCGCAAGGGCACGCTGTCGGCACGCGGCGATCTGGAGTACGCGCCGAAGATCAAGGCCGTCCACCTGCACGAGGCGGTCCTGCGCGACATCGAGGGTGACTACATCCACTCCGCGCCGGCCGCCGAACAGGTCAAGCGCGGCACCGAGAAGGCCGCCCGGACGGCCGAGGAGGCCACCAACCGGCCGGACCTCCAGCTCCGCATCGACCGGTTTCGGGTCGTGAAGGGCAACCTCGGGTTCACGAACGCAACCTCCGGGCGCGAGTACCGCGCGTTCCTCTCCGACATCGACCTGCAGGTCGAGAACGTCAGCAACCATTTCACCGCGGGCACGGGCCAGGCGCGCCTCACCGGCAAGTTCATGGGCAGCGGGGCCACCGTCGCCACCGGCACGTTCCGGCCCGAGCTGTCGGGGCCGGACTTCGACCTGAACGTCAGCATCGAGAACACCCAGATGCCGACGATGAACGATATGCTCCGGGCCCACGGCCGGTTCGACGTCGTGGCTGGGCTCTTTTCCTTCTACTCGGAGCTTCACGTCAAGAACGATCAGATCAGCGGCTACGTCAAGCCCCTCTTTCGGAACCTGGACGTATACGACCGCGAGCAGGATCGGGAGAAACGTCTGCTTCAAAAGGTCTACGAGCGGCTGGTCGGAGGCCTGGCCAAGCTGCTCGAGAACCCTCCCCGCGACCAGGTGGCCACCAAGGCCGAGATCGCGGGCCAGGTCCAGAACCCGCGCGCCAGCACCTGGGAGGTCGTGGTCCGGCTGGTCCAGAACGCCTTCTTCAAGGCCATCTTGCCGGGATTCGAGCGCGAGGTGCGGCGTGGGCGCCGCTGA
- a CDS encoding CBS domain-containing protein translates to MRIADGGRRAAKPTLQRITSSKAETIWTAALALLSASMIVTSWALSRRSARREVQDLMVGDVVAIDSSTTLMEAAEQMRKSNVGILPVVEAGTLVGVITDRDLVVRALAEGVHPSSRVAEYATRDVVCARPTWDVHHAMQVMAACQVGRLPVVDDEDRVVGIITLSSLALRSQAEDGRWPWPGSALCSNGSE, encoded by the coding sequence ATGCGGATCGCCGACGGCGGCCGCCGCGCGGCCAAACCCACCTTACAGCGCATAACCTCGTCGAAGGCCGAGACGATCTGGACTGCGGCGCTCGCCCTTCTCTCGGCCTCCATGATCGTGACTTCCTGGGCGCTGAGCCGGCGCTCGGCACGCCGCGAGGTCCAGGACCTCATGGTCGGGGATGTCGTCGCCATCGATTCGTCGACCACGTTGATGGAGGCGGCCGAGCAGATGCGGAAGAGCAACGTAGGTATCTTGCCCGTGGTCGAGGCGGGGACGCTCGTCGGTGTCATCACCGACCGCGATCTCGTGGTCAGGGCGCTGGCGGAAGGCGTACACCCCTCGAGTCGGGTCGCCGAGTACGCGACGAGGGATGTCGTCTGTGCCCGCCCCACCTGGGACGTTCATCACGCGATGCAGGTCATGGCGGCGTGCCAGGTCGGCCGGCTGCCCGTCGTCGACGACGAAGACCGCGTCGTTGGCATTATCACGCTCAGCTCCCTGGCGCTGCGATCCCAAGCGGAGGACGGGCGCTGGCCCTGGCCCGGCTCAGCCCTCTGTTCGAATGGGAGCGAGTAG